In Pelomonas sp. SE-A7, one genomic interval encodes:
- a CDS encoding type II/IV secretion system protein yields the protein MAKDEAGMERRPRRLGELLLDRGLLRSSDLDAALGYQAAHGGRIGAVLLRMGAVTADSLYPVLAEQLGMPLLRGAQLDEAAVRAALAELGAPGQRLLAAGVLPWREADGRWQIVSADPLLADLRESVAALDSLEGADWQLMPEADLEQWSQRLARSELNLQSLDARALRELAEDAPVIALVNNLVAQAVEARASDIHLEPGEREFEVRLRIDGVLHLRQSLGMDRYPAVASRIKLIAGIDIAERRLPQDGRISMRAAGAEIDVRVSSIPAVYGESIVMRLLPKRRDDLSLERLGMRPTQLGMFKRWLGIPNGLVLVTGPTGSGKSTTLYSALAATNDQTRKIVTVEDPVEFRLPHVIQVQTQAEIGYTFARALRAFLRHDPDVIMVGEIRDRETAEIAIQSALTGHLVLATLHTNDAPAAITRLVDMGVEPFLVAASLRAVMAQRLVRRLCDACAQPTTAPAALSDRSLQLSLVDAGSDGLPVSELPRWRKPIGCPACEQTGFRGRVGIYEMLDLGPDLQHAIAQGEPIASIEAMANAQGRRSLAQEGVLKVVAGMSTLDEVLRATGGSLAD from the coding sequence ATGGCCAAGGACGAAGCCGGCATGGAGCGCCGCCCCCGCCGCCTGGGCGAGCTGCTGCTTGATCGCGGCCTGCTGCGCAGCAGCGACCTGGACGCGGCGCTGGGCTACCAGGCGGCCCATGGGGGTCGTATCGGTGCCGTCTTGCTGCGCATGGGTGCAGTCACGGCCGATTCCCTCTATCCGGTCCTGGCCGAGCAGTTGGGCATGCCGCTGCTCCGCGGTGCCCAGCTGGACGAAGCCGCCGTGCGCGCTGCCCTGGCAGAGCTCGGCGCGCCCGGGCAGCGACTGCTGGCCGCCGGCGTCCTTCCGTGGCGCGAGGCTGATGGTCGCTGGCAGATCGTCAGTGCCGACCCCTTGCTGGCCGATCTGCGCGAAAGCGTGGCCGCGCTGGATTCGCTGGAAGGCGCCGATTGGCAGCTGATGCCCGAGGCCGACCTGGAGCAATGGAGCCAACGCCTTGCCCGCAGCGAGCTGAACCTGCAGTCGCTGGATGCGCGGGCCCTGCGCGAACTGGCCGAGGACGCCCCGGTCATCGCCCTGGTCAACAACCTGGTGGCGCAAGCCGTCGAGGCGCGAGCTTCCGACATCCACCTGGAGCCGGGCGAGCGTGAATTCGAAGTGCGTCTGCGCATCGACGGCGTGCTGCACCTGCGCCAGAGCCTGGGCATGGATCGCTATCCGGCGGTTGCCTCGCGCATCAAGCTGATCGCCGGCATCGACATCGCGGAGCGGCGCCTGCCGCAGGATGGCCGCATCTCGATGCGCGCTGCTGGTGCCGAGATCGACGTGCGCGTGTCGTCCATTCCGGCGGTCTATGGCGAGTCCATCGTGATGCGCCTGCTGCCGAAGCGGCGCGACGACCTGTCGCTGGAACGGCTGGGCATGCGGCCGACCCAACTGGGCATGTTCAAGCGCTGGCTGGGTATTCCCAATGGCCTGGTGCTGGTGACCGGCCCGACCGGCTCGGGCAAGAGCACGACGCTTTACTCGGCGCTCGCGGCCACCAATGACCAGACGCGCAAGATCGTCACCGTCGAAGACCCGGTCGAATTCCGTCTGCCCCATGTGATCCAGGTGCAGACCCAGGCCGAAATCGGCTACACCTTTGCGCGCGCGCTGCGCGCCTTCCTGCGTCACGATCCCGACGTGATCATGGTGGGCGAAATTCGCGATCGCGAGACCGCGGAGATCGCCATCCAGTCGGCGTTGACCGGACACCTGGTGCTGGCCACCTTGCACACCAACGACGCGCCGGCGGCAATCACGCGCCTGGTGGACATGGGGGTCGAGCCCTTCCTCGTGGCGGCTTCGCTGCGTGCCGTGATGGCTCAGCGCCTGGTGCGTCGCCTCTGCGATGCCTGCGCGCAGCCCACCACGGCGCCTGCAGCCTTGAGTGACCGCTCCTTGCAGCTGTCTTTGGTCGATGCTGGCAGCGATGGCTTGCCGGTGTCCGAGCTGCCGCGCTGGCGCAAGCCGATCGGCTGCCCGGCCTGCGAGCAGACCGGATTCCGCGGCCGTGTGGGCATCTACGAAATGCTCGATCTCGGGCCCGATTTGCAGCATGCGATCGCCCAGGGCGAGCCCATCGCTTCGATTGAAGCCATGGCCAACGCCCAGGGCCGACGAAGCCTGGCGCAGGAAGGTGTCCTGAAGGTGGTGGCCGGCATGAGCACGCTGGACGAAGTCTTGCGGGCCACCGGCGGCAGCCTGGCGGACTGA